The nucleotide sequence GGGAGTTTACGGTGATCGATGATCCTAAAACGATTAATGCCTTCGCTCTACCCGGAGGGAAGGTGGCGATTTATACCGGGATTTTACCCTTAACACGGGATGAGGCGGGACTGGCAACGGTTCTGGGCCATGAAATTGGACACGCTATCGCCCGTCATGGGGTCGAGCGGATGAGCACCGGGGTGCTCGCTGAAATCGGCGCCGCCGGACTGGAGGCTCTTCTCGGGGGAGGTGGCAATCCTCAGCAGGAAGCCGTCCTCCACCAGGCGTTTGGAATTGGAACCTCGGTGGGGGTCATGTTGCCGTTTGAACGATCTCAGGAATCAGAAGCCGATCAGATCGGCCTGAACCTTATGGCGATGGCAGGATATAACCCTCAAGAGGCCATCGGATTTTGGGAAAGAATGGCGGCGGAAAGTAAAAATCAGACCCCTGAGTTCTTGTCCACTCATCCGACAGATAAAAAGAGAATTGAGGAGATAAAGAGGTGGCTCCCGGAAGCCATGAAACTCTACCATCCTTAAAAAGATTCCTTTGACCCAAACCCTGGCACTCCGGAGGGGGACCATCTGATCTCGAAATCGCTGATCAAGAATGACCTCTTTAAAGCGGTAAACGCTAACGTAGTGTTGTCCGGAAATTTACAGCTCCGCAAATGGCAGCGCTGTCACGCCCCCTCCCAACGGGAGGCAAATATCTCCCGTGTGAAGTACGTAACCTTGTGCCGCCCTCTCCCCAAAATCTTCGCGGAAGGTCTTAATGCCTGCGCCCATGGCCGGCCGCGGCGTGGATGATCGCTTAACCTCGATTGGAAACAATTTACTGCCTGATTCGACCACGATATCCACTTCCGTACCTGCCGAAGTCCTCCAGAAATATATATGGGGATCGGTCCCCCGGTGTATGAGCGTCTTGAAAATCTCGGTAACAGCGGCAGTCTCAAGTATGGCGCCTCCCATAGGTCCGGAAGCGGCATGTTCCTGGTCTCTAAGTCCGGCCAGGTAACAGAGCATGCCCGTGTCAGTAAAATAGACCTTGGGCGTTTTCACGAGCCGTTTTCCCACATTGACGAAATAGGGACGGAGCACGATTATCTGATAGGTGGCTTCCAGAACCGAAAGCCATGCTTTGGCTGTATTTACGGCAATACCAAGATCTCGCGAGAGGTCTGAGAGATGAAGGAGTTGAGCGCTCCGGGCAGCCAATGCCCTGAGGAAATTCTGGAACTGTGTGAGATCTCCAACCTGGCGAAGCGTGCGGACGTCCCGCTCCAGGTAGGTCTGTATGTAGGCGGAGTACCAGAGAAAGGGATCCCGTTAAGGAGTCTCAGCATTGCGGCCCTGCCGGCAAGCGACTCTGTTACACGCTCTATCAGGAGCAGGTTCTGCGATCCGGTGATCAAGTACTGTCCGTATTTCTCCCTTTCTGAATCAATCTTTTCCTTGATATAAGGAAGAAGCTCCGGGGCATACTGAACCTCTTCAAGGATTACCGGCGGGGGATACATTTCGAGGAACCCGCGCGGGTCCTCTATTGCAGCCATCCTGATATCAGGAGGCTCGAGCGAGACATAGCGGCACCTTTTGCCGAAAATATGTTTCAAGAGCGTCGTCTTGCCCGACTGGCGGGGACCGGTGAGCACTACCGCAGGAAACTCCCTGGCGGCCTGCCGAACGACAGGCTCTATGGTTCGTTTGACATAGGGGGTTCTTCATCAAATGTCCTTATATGTATTTTTGCATTTAAAATGCAAAATTGCAATAACTTAA is from Nitrospirota bacterium and encodes:
- a CDS encoding M48 family metallopeptidase; this encodes MHEIVGTFSCQRASPRPAFRTGRASCFIFILWAVPGFLLSSCSSAPVSGRSQFILPNFDSKTETQMGLKAYQEVVSKGPLSKDPKILEMVNRVGRKIADVVEDRVKAKKIGLSDAPHYQWEFTVIDDPKTINAFALPGGKVAIYTGILPLTRDEAGLATVLGHEIGHAIARHGVERMSTGVLAEIGAAGLEALLGGGGNPQQEAVLHQAFGIGTSVGVMLPFERSQESEADQIGLNLMAMAGYNPQEAIGFWERMAAESKNQTPEFLSTHPTDKKRIEEIKRWLPEAMKLYHP